In Cicer arietinum cultivar CDC Frontier isolate Library 1 chromosome 1, Cicar.CDCFrontier_v2.0, whole genome shotgun sequence, one DNA window encodes the following:
- the LOC101492358 gene encoding BTB/POZ domain-containing protein At3g44820 — translation MAPAGKLSGFRREGHHWFSDAGLPSDMNVSIEGVTFHLHKFPLVSKCGKIARTYEESKNTYDETLTMVLEGFPGGPDTFLIVAKFCYGFRLEMTAKNVVLVHSAAEYLEMTDEYEEGNLLSKSESFFHKNILRNWKDCILALQSSEHVLSRAENFHLVDKCLNALSTMACTDPSLFGWPMMMYGSFQSPGGSILWNGINTGARIRSSESEWWFEDISYLSVGLFEKLIKTMQARGMRPETVAGAIMYYSKKHLPGLGRWQGGKGGKTRTVASFSLTPATVDQRVLLESIEKLLPQKKGKSFCRFLLGLLRVASILNVDQTCTESLEKRIGMQLELATLDSLLIPAYADSDALYNTDCIEHIVHHFISTESNLTAFSPSSLDLQASSSSSESLKKVARLIDSYIAEIASDVNLKPGKLRALAQALPESSRSLHDGLYRALDIYFKAHPWLSDSEKEDLCNIIDYQKLSIHACAHASQNDRLPLRVILQVLFFEQLHLRTALAGCLNTLDGENAPAATVTASARGDTAGEIVQRDGWVAVVRENRVLKVDMDRMSTRVGELEEEFGKIKQEMKTVTKSHSSRGSPRLLARKLGCKLVPRFSDAQPESLDRSVSTPRPSVDRARRSHKSRHTESFS, via the exons ATGGCTCCAGCTGGAAAGCTTTCTGGGTTTCGTCGTGAAGGTCATCACTG gTTCAGTGATGCTGGATTGCCAAGTGATATGAATGTGTCAATTGAGGGTGTCACTTTCCATCTTCACAAG TTTCCTCTTGTTTCAAAATGTGGAAAAATTGCCCGTACCTATGAAGAATCCAAAAATACATATGACGAGACCCTGACAATGGTGCTGGAAGGATTTCCTGGGGGTCCTGACACTTTCTTGATTGTGGCCAAATTCTGTTATGGTTTTCGGCTGGAGATGACGGCAAAAAATGTAGTATTGGTCCACTCTGCTGCAGAATACCTTGAAATGACAGATGAATACGAAGAAGGTAACTTGTTGTCAAAATCAGAGAGCTTTTTCCATAAAAATATACTTCGTAACTGGAAAGATTGTATATTAGCTCTCCAAAGTTCCGAGCATGTTCTATCGAGGGCTGAAAATTTTCATTTAGTGGACAAGTGTTTAAACGCGCTATCTACGATGGCTTGCACAGACCCGAGTTTATTTGGATGGCCGATGATGATGTACGGGAGTTTTCAGAGCCCTGGTGGAAGCATTCTTTGGAATGGTATAAATACTGGTGCTAGAATTCGGAGCTCAGAATCCGAGTGGTGGTTTGAAGACATCTCGTATCTCAGCGTCGGCTTGTTTGAGAAGCTTATTAAGACAATGCAAGCGAGAGGTATGAGACCCGAAACAGTTGCAGGTGCCATAATGTATTATTCTAAAAAGCACTTGCCAGGTTTGGGTCGGTGGCAGGGTGGAAAAGGCGGAAAAACAAGAACGGTTGCGAGTTTTAGTTTGACGCCTGCTACAGTTGATCAGAGGGTTCTGTTGGAAAGCATTGAGAAACTTCTTCCTCAAAAGAAGGGGAAATCTTTTTGCCGTTTCTTACTCGGACTTCTTCGTGTAGCTTCGATATTGAATGTTGATCAAACTTGCACGGAATCTTTAGAGAAGAGAATAGGGATGCAATTGGAACTGGCAACTTTAGATAGTCTTCTCATTCCCGCTTACGCAGATTCCGATGCATTATACAACACAGACTGTATCGAACATATCGTCCATCATTTTATATCTACGGAATCAAATTTAACTGCGTTTTCTCCTTCGTCGCTTGACCTGCAAGCATCATCGTCATCATCCGAATCCTTAAAGAAAGTTGCGAGGTTGATAGATAGCTATATTGCAGAAATTGCGTCTGATGTTAATTTAAAACCAGGAAAGTTACGCGCTCTTGCACAGGCTCTTCCCGAGTCGTCGAGATCGTTGCACGATGGACTCTATAGGGCACTCGACATATATTTCAAG GCTCATCCATGGCTCTCCGATAGCGAGAAGGAAGACTTATGCAACATTATTGACTACCAAAAACTCTCAATCCATGCATGCGCTCATGCATCCCAAAATGATAGGTTACCCCTTCGAGTTATTCTTCAAGTATTATTCTTTGAACAATTGCATTTGAGAACGGCATTAGCCGGATGTCTCAATACATTGGATGGCGAAAACGCTCCAGCAGCGACAGTGACTGCGTCTGCTCGAGGCGATACGGCTGGTGAAATTGTACAAAGAGACGGATGGGTGGCCGTCGTGCGCGAAAATCGGGTTTTGAAAGTGGATATGGATAGAATGAGTACTAGGGTAGGAGAACTTGAAGAAGAATTCGGTAAAATAAAACAGGAAATGAAAACCGTGACCAAATCTCACAGCTCGCGCGGTTCTCCTCGGTTACTCGCGAGGAAACTTGGATGCAAACTTGTTCCTCGATTTTCAGATGCTCAACCAGAGTCGCTTGATCGCTCGGTATCCACACCGAGACCGTCAGTTGATCGGGCACGCCGCTCCCATAAATCCAGACACACCGAAAGCTTTTCTTGA
- the LOC101492020 gene encoding protein RETICULATA-RELATED 1, chloroplastic, with protein sequence MRLSSSLSFTIANNSITCTTTTNQQPQSNNNNTFPSFSITLNHSLHKPHLFRIHCIKPDPITPLEYPKSDHGGNDGGDFNGGDNGGDGNGEEGDGEGDEEFGPLLNFEAVMKEAEARGVTLPSDMEEAARITGIREMFLLRYLELLQGSAWPLAFLMKNCSMLRNRMLADPSFLFKVGTEIVIDSCCATFAEVRQRGKDFWAEFELYAADLLVGVVVDIALVGLLAPYARIGKPSLSKGLLGRIQHVCAALPSSVFEAQRPGCKFTVMQRVATFFYKGALYGSVGFGCGIVGQGIANMIMNAKRNISKSEHDIPVPPLLQSAALWGFFLAVSSNARYQIINALESLVESSPVAKKVPLVAMAFTVGVRFGNNIYGGMQFVDWAKSSGIQ encoded by the exons ATGCGACTTTCTTCTTCACTCAGTTTCACCATTGCCAACAACTCAATCACATGTACTACAACAACAAACCAACAACCTCAATCAAACAATAACAATACTTTTCCCTCATTTTCCATCACTCTCAATCATTCCCTTCACAAACCCCACTTGTTCAGAATCCACTGTATCAAACCAGACCCAATTACCCCTTTAGAATACCCTAAATCCGATCACGGTGGAAATGACGGCGGCGATTTTAACGGAGGAGACAACGGCGGTGATGGAAACGGAGAAGAAGGTGACGGGGAAGGAGATGAAGAGTTTGGACCtttgttgaattttgaagctGTGATGAAAGAAGCTGAAGCGCGTGGTGTTACATTGCCTTCAGATATGGAAGAAGCTGCGAGAATCACTGGCATTAGAGAAATGTTTCTTCTTCGTTACTTAGAATTATTACAA GGTTCTGCATGGCCATTGGCTTTTCTGATGAAGAATTGTTCAATGCTGAGAAATAGAATGTTAGCTGACCCTTCTTTTCTCTTTAAAGTTGGAACTGAG ATTGTTATAGATTCTTGTTGTGCAACTTTTGCGGAGGTTCGGCAAAGAGGCAAGGATTTCTGGGCTGAATTTGAGTTGTATGCTGCTGATCTTCTTGTTGGAGTGGTTGTTGACATTGCTCTAGTGGGTCTGTTGGCACCCTATGCACGAATTGGCAAGCCTTCTTTGTCAAAGGGTTTACTTGGACGCATTCAACATGTTTGTGCTGCTCTTCCTAGCAG TGTTTTTGAAGCTCAAAGACCAGGATGCAAATTCACTGTGATGCAGCGTGTTGCCACGTTCTTCTACAAG GGTGCATTGTATGGATCTGTTGGATTTGGATGTGGGATTGTTGGTCAAGGAATTGCAAATATGATTATGAATGCCAAGAG GAACATTAGTAAATCTGAACATGACATACCTGTGCCTCCTCTTCTGCAAAGTGCTGCTCTTTGGG GTTTCTTTCTCGCTGTGTCATCTAACGCCCGTTATCAAATTATCAATGCACTGGAAAGCCTTGTTGAATCATCTCCGGTGGCTAAGAAGGTCCCACTTGTTGCAATGGCTTTCACCGTTGGTGTGCGATTCGGTAACAACATCTATGGTGGTATGCAATTCGTAGATTGGGCCAAGTCGAGCGGCATACAATGA